The following are from one region of the Rhizobium sullae genome:
- a CDS encoding DUF502 domain-containing protein: MTHKLPRLPIATRMRNNFLAGLIICAPIAITLWLTWSVVRWADSWVKPYIPARYDPDSYLNFAVPGSGLVIAMIFITIIGFLGKNLIGQTIVQFGESVVRRVPLVRSIYKSVKQIFETVLKEQSNSFKKVGLIEYPSPGLWALVFIATDAKGEIASKFNAMGQDMVSVFLPPTPIPTAGFLIFVPREKIVVLDMSAEDGAKLLVSGGLVAPDFPAKPSNEPVPGKPRLLARAKKADRFVAPE; encoded by the coding sequence ATGACGCACAAACTGCCCCGATTGCCGATAGCGACCCGCATGAGAAACAACTTCCTTGCGGGCCTTATCATCTGTGCCCCGATTGCGATCACGCTGTGGCTGACCTGGTCCGTCGTCCGGTGGGCCGACAGCTGGGTGAAGCCCTATATTCCGGCGCGCTACGATCCTGACAGCTACCTGAATTTCGCCGTACCCGGCTCCGGCCTGGTGATCGCGATGATCTTCATCACCATCATCGGTTTTCTCGGCAAGAACCTCATCGGCCAGACCATCGTGCAGTTCGGTGAGTCAGTCGTGCGCCGCGTACCGCTAGTGCGCAGCATCTACAAGAGCGTGAAGCAGATATTCGAGACGGTGTTGAAGGAGCAAAGCAACTCTTTCAAGAAGGTCGGCCTCATCGAATATCCGAGTCCCGGCCTCTGGGCGCTGGTGTTCATCGCGACCGATGCAAAGGGCGAGATCGCTTCGAAGTTCAACGCCATGGGCCAGGATATGGTAAGCGTGTTCCTGCCGCCGACGCCAATACCGACCGCGGGCTTTCTGATATTCGTGCCGCGCGAAAAGATCGTCGTGCTCGACATGAGTGCGGAAGACGGCGCCAAGCTGCTGGTTTCCGGCGGCCTCGTGGCGCCAGACTTTCCGGCCAAGCCGTCCAATGAACCGGTTCCGGGAAAGCCGAGACTGCTAGCCCGCGCGAAGAAAGCGGATCGCTTCGTCGCGCCTGAATAG
- the glmS gene encoding glutamine--fructose-6-phosphate transaminase (isomerizing), whose protein sequence is MCGIVGIVGGQPVAERLVDALKRLEYRGYDSAGVATIHEGVMNRRRAEGKLFNLEKRLDAEPLPGTTGIAHTRWATHGVPNETNAHPHFVEGVAVVHNGIIENFSELRDELNADGAVFESQTDTEVVAHLMAKYLREGFEPRAAMLRMLNRVTGAYALVVMLQSDPGTLLAARSGPPLAVGFGNGETFLGSDAIALSPFTNEITYLVDGDCAVITREGATIVDFSGNPVNRPRQISQATAYVVDKGNHRHFMEKEIYEQPEVISHALSHYMNFAENTIGANAPEIDFRAVSSLAVSACGTAYLAGLIGKYWFERYARLPVEIDVASEFRYREMPLQPSQAALFISQSGETADTLASLRYCKENGLKIGAVVNVQESTIARESDAVFPIMAGPEIGVASTKAFTCQLAVLASLAIGAGKARGTVSADEEKALVRQLAEMPRIMSRVLNLVQPQMESLSRELSKCRDVLYLGRGTSFPLAMEGALKLKEISYIHAEGYAAGELKHGPIALIDENMPVIVIAPYDRFFEKTVSNMQEVAARGGRIIFITDEAGAAASKLPTMATIALPNVPEIIAPMIFSLPIQLLAYHTAVFMGTDVDQPRNLAKSVTVE, encoded by the coding sequence ATGTGCGGCATTGTGGGGATCGTCGGCGGCCAGCCGGTTGCGGAACGTCTGGTCGATGCGCTGAAGCGGCTCGAATATCGAGGTTACGATTCGGCGGGAGTCGCCACCATCCACGAAGGCGTGATGAACCGCCGCCGCGCCGAGGGCAAACTCTTCAATCTCGAGAAGCGCCTCGACGCCGAGCCGCTGCCCGGTACGACCGGCATCGCTCATACGCGCTGGGCAACCCACGGCGTTCCGAACGAGACCAATGCGCACCCGCATTTCGTCGAGGGCGTGGCGGTCGTCCACAACGGCATTATCGAAAACTTCTCGGAACTGCGTGACGAGCTCAACGCCGATGGTGCCGTCTTCGAAAGCCAGACCGACACCGAAGTCGTCGCCCACCTGATGGCGAAATACCTGCGCGAAGGGTTTGAGCCCCGCGCTGCTATGCTGAGGATGCTGAACCGCGTGACAGGCGCCTATGCGCTCGTCGTCATGCTGCAGAGCGATCCGGGCACGCTCCTGGCGGCACGCTCCGGCCCGCCGCTTGCCGTTGGTTTCGGCAACGGCGAGACGTTTCTTGGTTCCGATGCGATCGCTCTTTCGCCCTTCACCAACGAAATCACCTATCTCGTCGACGGCGACTGTGCGGTCATTACCCGCGAAGGCGCTACGATCGTCGACTTCTCCGGCAACCCGGTAAACCGACCGCGGCAGATTTCGCAGGCGACCGCCTATGTCGTCGACAAGGGCAACCATCGTCACTTCATGGAGAAGGAAATCTACGAGCAGCCGGAGGTAATCTCCCACGCGCTCAGCCATTATATGAATTTTGCCGAGAACACGATCGGCGCCAATGCGCCTGAGATTGACTTCAGGGCGGTCAGCAGCCTTGCGGTCTCGGCTTGCGGCACGGCCTATCTCGCCGGACTGATCGGCAAATACTGGTTCGAGCGCTATGCTCGGCTGCCGGTCGAGATCGACGTCGCCTCGGAATTCCGCTATCGCGAGATGCCGCTGCAGCCGTCGCAGGCGGCGCTCTTCATCTCACAGTCCGGCGAGACCGCTGATACACTCGCCTCGCTCCGCTATTGCAAGGAGAACGGTCTGAAGATTGGTGCGGTGGTCAACGTGCAGGAATCGACCATTGCGCGCGAATCCGATGCCGTGTTCCCGATCATGGCGGGCCCCGAAATCGGCGTGGCTTCAACGAAGGCCTTCACCTGCCAGCTGGCGGTCCTTGCCTCACTGGCAATCGGTGCCGGCAAGGCGCGCGGCACCGTCAGCGCCGACGAGGAAAAGGCGCTCGTCCGGCAACTTGCTGAAATGCCGCGCATCATGAGCCGCGTGCTGAATCTCGTGCAGCCGCAGATGGAAAGCCTGTCGCGCGAACTCTCCAAGTGCCGCGACGTGCTATATCTCGGTCGCGGCACCAGCTTCCCGCTGGCGATGGAAGGCGCACTGAAGCTCAAGGAGATTTCCTATATCCATGCGGAAGGCTATGCGGCCGGTGAACTGAAGCACGGGCCGATCGCGCTGATCGACGAGAATATGCCGGTCATTGTGATCGCGCCCTACGACCGGTTCTTCGAAAAGACAGTTTCGAACATGCAGGAAGTCGCAGCCCGTGGCGGCCGGATCATCTTCATCACCGACGAAGCAGGTGCTGCTGCCTCCAAGCTGCCGACGATGGCGACTATCGCGCTTCCGAACGTCCCTGAGATCATTGCGCCGATGATCTTTTCGCTCCCGATCCAGCTGCTTGCCTACCATACCGCGGTCTTCATGGGCACGGATGTAGACCAGCCGCGTAATCTCGCGAAATCGGTCACGGTGGAGTGA
- the glmU gene encoding bifunctional UDP-N-acetylglucosamine diphosphorylase/glucosamine-1-phosphate N-acetyltransferase GlmU: MERTCLAVILAAGDSTRMKSSKSKVLHPVANRPMIAHVVDAVAKAGISSVAVVVGRDADEVAKAARIGGVEVEAHLQEERLGTGHAVLAAREAIARGYDDVLVTYGDVPLQTEGPLKAARQGLADGCDIVVLGFHTDKPTGYGRLLVKDGELIAIREEKDATDAERAVKWCNSGLMAINGRKALDLLARIENSNAKGEYYLTDLVEIARSLGGRVTAVDAPEVEMTGCNNRAELATIEHFWQERRRHELMISGVTMIAPETVFLSHDTVIGQDVLIEPNVVFGPGSVVDGGVVIHAFSHIEGAHVSAGAAVGPFARLRPGADLGEGSKVGNFCEVKNGQIGKGAKVNHLTYIGDAVIGAGANIGAGTITCNYDGVNKHETRIGANAFIGSNSALVAPVSIGDGAYIASGSVITHNVPAEALAFGRARQEVKPERGKAIRERALAIKAAKQTKAE, encoded by the coding sequence ATGGAACGCACCTGCCTTGCCGTCATTCTTGCCGCCGGCGACAGCACCCGAATGAAGTCCTCGAAATCGAAGGTGCTGCATCCGGTCGCCAACCGGCCGATGATCGCCCATGTCGTGGATGCCGTGGCAAAGGCCGGTATTTCGTCAGTCGCCGTCGTCGTCGGGCGCGATGCCGATGAGGTCGCGAAGGCGGCCAGGATCGGCGGAGTCGAGGTCGAGGCGCATCTGCAGGAGGAGCGCCTCGGAACAGGACATGCCGTCCTTGCAGCACGCGAAGCGATCGCTCGAGGCTACGACGATGTCCTGGTGACCTATGGCGACGTGCCGTTGCAGACCGAGGGACCGCTGAAGGCCGCGCGCCAGGGACTGGCGGATGGCTGCGACATCGTCGTCTTAGGCTTCCATACGGACAAGCCAACAGGCTACGGCCGCCTGCTCGTCAAGGACGGCGAGTTGATCGCGATCCGCGAGGAGAAGGACGCGACTGACGCCGAGCGTGCCGTCAAATGGTGCAACAGCGGCCTGATGGCGATCAACGGCCGCAAGGCGCTCGATCTTCTTGCGCGCATCGAAAACAGCAACGCCAAAGGCGAATACTACCTAACGGATCTCGTCGAGATTGCCCGCTCGCTCGGTGGCCGGGTGACGGCCGTCGATGCCCCGGAAGTGGAAATGACGGGCTGCAACAACAGGGCAGAACTCGCGACGATCGAGCATTTCTGGCAGGAACGCCGCCGTCACGAACTGATGATTTCCGGCGTGACGATGATCGCGCCGGAAACAGTTTTCCTATCCCACGATACCGTCATCGGCCAGGATGTGCTGATCGAGCCGAATGTGGTCTTCGGTCCGGGCTCGGTCGTCGATGGCGGCGTGGTGATCCATGCTTTTTCCCACATCGAAGGCGCGCATGTGAGTGCCGGTGCGGCGGTCGGTCCCTTTGCACGCCTGCGGCCGGGCGCTGATCTCGGGGAGGGATCGAAGGTCGGCAATTTCTGCGAGGTGAAGAACGGGCAGATCGGCAAGGGCGCCAAGGTCAACCACCTGACCTATATCGGCGATGCGGTCATCGGCGCCGGAGCCAATATCGGTGCGGGTACGATCACCTGCAATTATGACGGCGTGAACAAGCACGAGACCCGCATCGGCGCCAACGCCTTCATCGGCTCCAACAGTGCGCTGGTTGCTCCGGTCAGTATTGGCGACGGCGCCTATATTGCATCGGGCAGCGTCATCACCCACAATGTCCCTGCCGAGGCGCTCGCTTTCGGCCGGGCGCGCCAGGAAGTCAAACCCGAACGCGGCAAGGCGATCCGCGAACGGGCACTGGCGATCAAGGCCGCGAAGCAAACCAAGGCTGAGTAA
- a CDS encoding FadR/GntR family transcriptional regulator has translation MRNRLLETRRTGRKARTSHAQVVDELGKAIVAGTYPVGSILPGDVELAQRFKVSRTVLRETMKTLAAKGMVVAKARVGTRVTEKNLWNMFDSEIISWHFDHGVTEEFLLQLYDIRLAVEPFAAGLVAERANADNIATLRALALDMAEPGHTTESLALADLKFHLAIADASHNPFMRTLGSLIEAALVGMFRLSTPQSQNGFSTIAETHMRIVDAIVAGDVVGARKAMEDVIIEGREHIREAYAALAKVPV, from the coding sequence TTGCGCAACCGATTGCTTGAGACACGAAGGACCGGCCGCAAGGCCCGCACGAGCCACGCGCAGGTCGTGGACGAGCTCGGCAAGGCCATTGTCGCCGGAACCTATCCGGTCGGCTCGATTTTGCCCGGCGACGTCGAGCTTGCGCAACGCTTCAAGGTCTCCCGCACCGTCCTTCGGGAAACGATGAAGACGCTTGCGGCCAAAGGCATGGTCGTTGCCAAGGCGCGCGTCGGCACGCGTGTAACGGAGAAGAACCTCTGGAACATGTTCGACAGCGAGATCATCTCCTGGCATTTCGACCATGGCGTCACCGAGGAATTCCTGCTGCAACTCTATGACATCCGACTTGCCGTGGAGCCTTTCGCCGCGGGCCTTGTGGCAGAACGGGCAAACGCCGATAACATCGCGACGCTGCGCGCATTGGCGCTCGATATGGCCGAGCCCGGCCATACGACGGAAAGCCTGGCGCTCGCCGACCTTAAATTCCATCTTGCCATTGCTGATGCATCTCACAACCCGTTCATGCGCACGCTTGGAAGTCTGATCGAGGCCGCGCTCGTCGGCATGTTCCGGCTGAGCACGCCGCAGTCGCAGAACGGCTTCTCCACCATCGCAGAGACGCATATGCGCATTGTCGACGCGATCGTTGCTGGAGACGTTGTCGGCGCCCGCAAGGCAATGGAAGACGTCATCATCGAAGGGCGGGAGCATATCCGAGAGGCCTATGCGGCGCTCGCCAAGGTTCCGGTCTGA
- the yjfF gene encoding galactofuranose ABC transporter, permease protein YjfF: MNSKYLPLLATIVIFVLSYAACALQYPNMLSTRVAGNLLTDNAFLGIAAVGMTFVIISGGIDLSIGSVIAFTGVFLAVVLRDTSIHPLAAFALVLAITTAFGGLMGAVIHYLKMPAFIVTLAGMFLARGMSYVLSIDSIPINHDYYSMLTSIYYRMPGGGRLTLVGGVMLLVFIAGIFVAHRTRFGANVYALGGGVQTAELMGVPVGPTTIRIYALSGFLAGLSGIVFSLYTSAGYSLAAVGVELDAIAAVVIGGTLLTGGAGFVAGTFIGLLIQGLIQTYITFDGTLSSWWTKILIGLLLFAFILMQKAILFLSSLNKRYA; encoded by the coding sequence ATGAACTCGAAATACCTGCCGCTTCTGGCAACCATCGTCATCTTCGTCCTTTCCTATGCGGCCTGCGCGCTGCAGTACCCGAACATGCTCTCGACCCGCGTCGCCGGCAATCTACTCACCGACAATGCGTTCCTCGGCATTGCCGCGGTCGGCATGACCTTCGTCATCATCTCGGGCGGCATCGATCTTTCGATCGGCTCGGTCATCGCCTTCACCGGCGTGTTCCTTGCCGTCGTGCTGCGGGACACTTCGATCCATCCGCTGGCGGCCTTCGCGCTGGTTCTGGCCATCACCACTGCCTTCGGCGGACTGATGGGTGCGGTGATCCACTATCTGAAGATGCCGGCCTTCATCGTGACGCTCGCCGGCATGTTCCTGGCGCGCGGCATGTCCTATGTGCTTTCGATCGACAGCATTCCCATCAACCACGACTACTATTCAATGCTGACTAGCATCTATTACCGTATGCCGGGCGGCGGGCGCCTGACTTTGGTCGGCGGCGTCATGCTGTTGGTTTTCATCGCAGGCATTTTCGTCGCCCATCGCACCCGTTTCGGAGCCAATGTCTACGCACTCGGCGGCGGCGTCCAGACGGCGGAATTGATGGGAGTGCCGGTCGGCCCGACGACCATCCGGATCTATGCGCTCTCCGGCTTTTTGGCGGGCCTATCCGGAATCGTTTTTTCGCTCTATACGTCTGCCGGATATTCCCTGGCTGCGGTTGGCGTCGAGCTTGACGCCATCGCGGCGGTGGTCATTGGGGGAACTCTTCTGACCGGGGGAGCAGGATTCGTGGCGGGAACCTTCATCGGTCTCCTGATACAGGGGCTCATTCAGACATACATCACCTTCGATGGGACGCTCTCGAGCTGGTGGACGAAAATCCTGATCGGCCTTTTGCTCTTTGCGTTTATCCTGATGCAAAAGGCCATCCTGTTCTTGTCCAGTTTGAACAAGAGGTACGCCTGA
- a CDS encoding ABC transporter permease has protein sequence MSSSLKALAIRLAPQLIALAVILLLNFIMFPQFFNVVVQNDRLYGSLIDVLNRGAPVALLAIGMTLVIATKGIDLSVGAVIAICGAAAASSTVSGNSLAYTLIATLSVGLLCGVWNGFLVAILNIQPIIATLVLMVAGRGIAQLITEGVIMTFNDPGLTFFGSGSFGFLPMPVVIWLIAGALVILLVRRTALGMLIEAVGINRRASTLSGVRTPVLLMAVYMLSALCAAIAGIIVAADIKGADANNAGLWLELDAILAVVVGGNSLLGGRFSILGSLIGAMIIQAVNTGILLSGFPPEFNLIIKAVIVLIILIIQSPALQSAAVFFSRKPEVRAELSK, from the coding sequence ATGAGTTCCTCGCTGAAGGCGCTTGCCATACGCCTGGCGCCGCAATTGATTGCGCTGGCCGTCATTCTTTTGTTGAATTTCATCATGTTCCCGCAGTTTTTTAATGTCGTCGTGCAGAACGACCGCCTCTACGGCAGTCTGATCGACGTCCTGAACCGCGGGGCTCCCGTTGCCTTGCTCGCCATCGGCATGACGCTGGTGATTGCGACGAAGGGCATCGATCTTTCCGTCGGCGCCGTCATTGCGATCTGCGGCGCGGCCGCCGCATCGTCGACCGTTTCCGGCAATTCGCTCGCCTATACGCTGATCGCGACACTCTCTGTCGGCCTGCTCTGCGGAGTATGGAACGGCTTTCTGGTGGCAATCCTGAATATCCAGCCGATCATCGCAACGCTTGTGCTGATGGTCGCCGGACGCGGTATCGCCCAGCTGATCACCGAAGGCGTAATCATGACCTTCAACGATCCGGGGCTGACCTTCTTCGGCAGCGGCTCCTTCGGCTTTCTGCCGATGCCCGTGGTAATCTGGCTGATTGCCGGTGCGCTGGTGATCCTGCTTGTCAGGCGGACCGCACTCGGCATGCTGATCGAAGCCGTCGGCATCAATCGCCGCGCCAGCACGCTTTCGGGCGTTCGCACGCCTGTCCTCTTGATGGCGGTCTATATGTTGAGCGCGCTATGCGCGGCGATCGCGGGCATCATCGTTGCCGCCGACATCAAGGGTGCGGATGCCAACAATGCCGGTCTGTGGCTGGAGCTCGATGCAATCCTCGCGGTCGTCGTCGGCGGCAATTCGCTGCTCGGCGGACGTTTCAGCATCCTTGGTTCACTAATCGGCGCGATGATCATCCAGGCGGTCAATACCGGCATCCTGCTCTCCGGTTTCCCCCCGGAATTCAACCTCATCATCAAGGCGGTGATCGTCCTGATCATTCTCATCATCCAGTCGCCGGCGCTGCAATCCGCCGCGGTTTTCTTCAGCCGCAAGCCGGAAGTCAGAGCGGAGCTGTCGAAATGA
- the ytfR gene encoding galactofuranose ABC transporter, ATP-binding protein YtfR, which yields MNHDIENILVASGISKFFPGAVALDKVDFTLRKGEVHALLGENGAGKSTLIKCLTGAYRRDEGRLALEGSEIDPADTLAAQKLGIGTVYQEVNLLPNLSVAENLFLGRQPRRLGMVDMRAMNRMARELLAQYGLDIDVTAQLDRFSVAVQQVIAIARAVDLSGKVLILDEPTASLDTHEVAMLFGVINDLKRRGLGIVFITHFLEQVYEISDRITVLRNGRLVGTREVAELPRQALIPMMLGRELAQTEEAAKERALAAGSVKYRFEGFGKRGKVKPFDLDIRIGEVVGIAGLLGSGRTETAELLFGIEHADSGRAEIDGKAVTLSSPRAAIRHGFGFCPEDRKTDGIIGDLSIRENIALALQARRGWARPLSRGEQNALADQYIKALDIRTTDREKPIRLLSGGNQQKAILARWLATNPDFLILDEPTRGIDVGAHAEIIRLVEELCAKGMSLIVISSELEELVAYSSRVIVLRDREHIAELAGDRLTASHIIDAIVAAEQKMEDA from the coding sequence ATGAATCACGATATCGAGAACATTCTCGTCGCGTCCGGAATATCAAAATTCTTCCCCGGCGCCGTGGCGCTGGACAAGGTCGACTTCACGCTTCGCAAAGGCGAAGTTCACGCGCTGCTTGGCGAAAACGGAGCCGGCAAATCAACCCTCATCAAATGTCTGACCGGCGCCTATCGCCGCGATGAGGGAAGGCTCGCGCTTGAGGGAAGCGAGATCGATCCCGCCGATACGCTGGCTGCCCAGAAGCTCGGCATCGGAACCGTCTATCAGGAGGTGAACCTCCTGCCGAATCTTAGTGTCGCCGAAAACCTTTTCCTCGGCCGTCAGCCGCGGCGTTTAGGCATGGTCGATATGCGCGCGATGAACCGGATGGCGCGCGAGCTGCTGGCGCAATATGGCCTCGACATCGATGTGACGGCACAGCTCGACCGTTTCTCGGTCGCCGTGCAGCAGGTGATCGCGATTGCCCGCGCCGTCGATCTTTCCGGCAAGGTTCTGATCCTCGACGAGCCGACCGCGAGCCTTGATACGCATGAAGTCGCGATGCTCTTCGGTGTCATCAATGACTTGAAGAGGCGTGGCTTAGGCATTGTCTTCATTACACACTTTCTTGAACAGGTTTACGAAATTAGCGACCGCATCACGGTGCTTCGCAATGGCAGGCTTGTCGGCACCCGGGAAGTGGCCGAACTGCCGCGGCAGGCGCTGATCCCGATGATGCTCGGCCGCGAATTGGCCCAAACCGAGGAAGCCGCAAAGGAGCGGGCGCTCGCCGCCGGCAGCGTCAAGTACCGGTTTGAAGGATTTGGCAAGCGCGGCAAGGTGAAGCCGTTTGATCTCGACATCCGTATCGGCGAAGTTGTCGGCATTGCCGGCCTACTCGGTTCCGGACGCACGGAGACTGCTGAACTTCTCTTCGGCATAGAACATGCCGACAGCGGCAGGGCGGAGATCGATGGCAAGGCAGTGACGCTATCGAGCCCGCGCGCTGCGATCAGGCACGGCTTCGGATTCTGCCCGGAGGACCGCAAGACTGACGGGATTATCGGCGATCTGTCGATCCGCGAGAATATCGCGCTGGCGCTTCAGGCGCGCCGCGGCTGGGCAAGACCGCTGTCGCGCGGCGAACAGAACGCCTTGGCGGATCAGTACATCAAGGCGCTCGACATCCGAACCACGGATCGAGAGAAGCCGATCCGGCTGCTTTCGGGCGGCAATCAGCAAAAGGCGATCCTTGCCCGTTGGCTTGCCACCAATCCTGATTTCCTGATCCTCGACGAGCCAACCCGCGGCATCGATGTCGGCGCCCATGCGGAGATCATCCGGCTGGTCGAGGAGCTTTGCGCAAAGGGCATGTCGCTGATTGTGATTTCATCAGAATTGGAAGAGCTTGTCGCCTATAGTTCACGCGTCATCGTCCTTCGCGACCGCGAGCACATTGCCGAGCTTGCTGGAGACCGCTTGACGGCATCCCACATCATCGACGCGATCGTCGCGGCCGAACAGAAAATGGAGGATGCATGA
- the ytfQ gene encoding galactofuranose ABC transporter, galactofuranose-binding protein YtfQ: MKLKNALLSATILAACMFGSASAAELVVGFSQIGSESGWRAAETTVTKQEAEKRGVDLKFSDAQQKQENQIKAIRSFVAQGVNAIFLAPVVETGWDDVLKEAKEAEIPVILLDRTIKAPEDLYLTAVTSDQIHEGKVAGDWLVKNAGDKKCNIVELQGTTGSSPAIARKKGFEEALAGHDNFKIVRSQTGDFTRAKGKEVMESFLKAENGGKDICALYAHNDDMAVGGIQAIKEAGLKPGKDILVVSIDAVPDIFQAMAAGEANATVELTPNMAGPAFDVLEAYLKDKKEPPKWIQTESKLYTPADDPMKVYEAKKGLGY; encoded by the coding sequence ATGAAATTGAAGAATGCACTTTTGAGTGCCACGATTTTGGCTGCCTGCATGTTCGGTTCCGCGTCGGCGGCTGAACTTGTCGTGGGCTTTTCGCAGATCGGCTCGGAGTCCGGCTGGCGTGCCGCCGAGACGACGGTGACGAAGCAGGAAGCCGAGAAGCGCGGCGTCGATCTGAAATTTTCGGACGCCCAGCAGAAGCAGGAAAACCAGATCAAGGCGATCCGCTCCTTCGTCGCACAGGGCGTCAACGCGATTTTCCTCGCGCCCGTCGTCGAAACCGGCTGGGACGACGTCTTGAAGGAAGCCAAGGAAGCAGAAATCCCGGTCATCCTGCTCGACCGCACCATCAAGGCTCCCGAAGACCTTTATCTGACGGCCGTAACCTCCGATCAGATACATGAAGGCAAGGTCGCGGGCGACTGGCTCGTCAAGAATGCCGGCGACAAGAAGTGCAACATCGTCGAGCTTCAGGGCACCACCGGCTCCTCGCCGGCGATTGCCCGCAAGAAGGGCTTCGAGGAGGCGCTTGCCGGTCACGACAACTTCAAGATCGTCCGCAGCCAGACTGGCGACTTCACCCGTGCCAAGGGCAAGGAAGTCATGGAAAGCTTCCTGAAGGCTGAAAACGGCGGCAAGGACATCTGCGCGCTTTATGCCCACAACGACGACATGGCCGTCGGCGGCATTCAGGCGATCAAGGAAGCGGGCCTGAAGCCCGGCAAGGATATTCTCGTCGTCTCGATCGATGCCGTTCCGGATATCTTCCAGGCGATGGCGGCAGGCGAAGCCAACGCCACGGTCGAGCTTACGCCGAACATGGCCGGTCCGGCATTCGACGTGCTCGAGGCCTACCTGAAGGATAAGAAGGAGCCGCCGAAGTGGATCCAGACGGAATCGAAGCTCTACACGCCGGCTGACGATCCGATGAAGGTCTACGAAGCCAAGAAGGGCCTCGGTTACTAA
- a CDS encoding BMP family ABC transporter substrate-binding protein, with protein sequence MKKLALALAATAALVISVGSAAQAADKTKVCFIYVGTRTDGGWTQAHENGRLQVEKEFGDKVETPYLESVPEGPDAERAIERMARSGCSLIFTTSFGFMDATVKVAQKFPKVKFEHATGFKAAENVATYNSRFYEGRYIQGQIAAKMSKKGLAGYIASFPIPEVVMGINAFELGAKSVNPDFKLKVVWANTWFDPGKEADAAKALIDQGVDILTQHTDTTAPMQVAAERGIMAFGQASDMIKAGPKTQLTAIVDTWGAYYTKRTKALLDGTWKSEQIWDGLKDGILTMAPYTNMPDDVKKMAEETEAKIKSGELHPFTGPINKQDGTPWLKAGEKADDGTLLGMNFYIHGVDDKLPQ encoded by the coding sequence ATGAAGAAACTAGCACTCGCACTTGCGGCAACCGCTGCGCTGGTCATCAGCGTCGGCTCGGCCGCACAAGCCGCAGACAAGACCAAGGTCTGCTTCATCTATGTCGGGACCCGCACCGATGGCGGCTGGACCCAGGCACATGAAAACGGCCGTCTGCAGGTCGAAAAGGAATTCGGCGACAAGGTCGAAACGCCTTATCTCGAAAGCGTTCCGGAAGGTCCGGATGCAGAGCGCGCGATCGAGCGTATGGCTCGTTCCGGCTGCTCGCTGATTTTCACCACCTCGTTCGGCTTCATGGATGCCACCGTCAAGGTTGCCCAGAAGTTCCCGAAAGTGAAATTCGAGCATGCAACCGGCTTCAAGGCTGCGGAAAACGTCGCGACCTACAATTCGCGCTTCTATGAGGGCCGTTACATTCAGGGTCAGATCGCCGCCAAAATGTCTAAGAAGGGCCTGGCCGGCTACATCGCCTCCTTCCCGATTCCGGAAGTGGTGATGGGAATCAACGCGTTCGAACTCGGCGCGAAGTCCGTCAATCCCGACTTCAAGCTGAAGGTCGTATGGGCCAACACCTGGTTCGACCCTGGCAAGGAAGCCGACGCCGCCAAGGCGCTGATCGACCAGGGCGTCGACATCCTGACACAGCACACCGACACCACCGCTCCGATGCAGGTGGCTGCCGAACGCGGCATCATGGCCTTCGGCCAGGCATCGGACATGATCAAGGCCGGTCCGAAGACGCAGCTGACGGCAATCGTCGACACATGGGGCGCATATTACACCAAGCGCACCAAGGCCCTGCTCGATGGCACCTGGAAATCTGAACAGATCTGGGACGGCCTGAAGGACGGCATTCTGACCATGGCGCCCTACACGAACATGCCGGACGATGTGAAGAAGATGGCCGAAGAGACCGAGGCGAAGATCAAGTCCGGCGAGTTGCACCCCTTCACCGGCCCGATCAACAAGCAGGACGGTACGCCTTGGCTGAAGGCTGGCGAGAAGGCTGATGATGGCACGCTGCTCGGCATGAACTTCTACATCCACGGCGTCGATGACAAGCTGCCGCAATAG